AGCCAATTCCTTCCCTCCTTCCGCCGGGTCTTTTCTTCCGTCTATCGCTAGCTACATTCAGCCCATTCTCAGTTTCCATTCCCAAGCCAATTCGCCGTTTCTTATCAACGCATACCCATTTTTCGCCTATGCAGATAACCCGGGTGAGGTACCACTAGACTATGTCCTTTTCGAGCCTAATAATGGGACAGTCGATCCGAGTACGAATTTGAACTATGACAATATGTTGTATGCTCAAATTGATGCCGTTTATTTCGCGATGAAAGCGATGGGGCATACGGATATCCCTATCAAGATTTCCGAGACCGGTTGGCCTTCAAAAGGGGATCCTAATCAGGTAGGAGCAACGGTAGAGAACGCGGCGTTGTATAATGGGAATTTGTTGCAGCGTATACAGGAGAAGCAAGGTACTCCGGCGAATCCTACCGTCCCAATTGATGTGTATGTTTTCGCACTTTTTAACGAGAATTTAAAGCCCGGTCCGACTTCAGAGAGGAATTATGGGCTCTATTATCCTAATGGTTCCCCTGTTTATAACATTGGATTACAAGAAGGAGGAAATCTTCCGCAGTTAAACTACTCAGCTTCCAGCATAAATGTAAGAAACTCAATCCCATATTTGATTACTACTAATGCCCCTTTCGCGATGTTTCTTATTCGATTTCTGTGAGTTAAAATGAAAACAGCGATTTGCCTAACGCGTTGTCGTTGCGAACTCTTTGCCTTGCAGGTGTTCTCTTATTTAAGTTTTCTGGTTTTGAACATAGCAG
The sequence above is a segment of the Rhododendron vialii isolate Sample 1 chromosome 13a, ASM3025357v1 genome. Coding sequences within it:
- the LOC131312635 gene encoding glucan endo-1,3-beta-glucosidase 14, yielding MAAKLSALLSALVLLLSPLSYSIVPTLSLGIGINYGQIADNLPLPAQVLTLLRSINVSRVKLYDADPNVLSAFANSNVEFVISISNGNLQNMTSAVNAQSWIQQSVQPYISQTKISCIVVGNEVLGGNDTQLMSYLLPAMQAVYTALGNLGLSSQVYVTSAHSLAILANSFPPSAGSFLPSIASYIQPILSFHSQANSPFLINAYPFFAYADNPGEVPLDYVLFEPNNGTVDPSTNLNYDNMLYAQIDAVYFAMKAMGHTDIPIKISETGWPSKGDPNQVGATVENAALYNGNLLQRIQEKQGTPANPTVPIDVYVFALFNENLKPGPTSERNYGLYYPNGSPVYNIGLQEGGNLPQLNYSASSINVFSYLSFLVLNIAVLLCA